A stretch of Miscanthus floridulus cultivar M001 chromosome 13, ASM1932011v1, whole genome shotgun sequence DNA encodes these proteins:
- the LOC136502264 gene encoding putative F-box/LRR-repeat protein 9, with translation MNELECICALMMIELLQILMCSRMLEVGLLNSTTGPFDFCTCASMHAAQASIKTAGGSEIVLHRAHQRFRLPKISQTAAMPSSRRREPPSPSSAPSEARDWAALPQDILLTVFLKLGPCEIMQGAELVCTMWRRVAVDEPLLWRSIDMGTVSTLSPVGRAVACAALDRGAGQCESFSGSCDDDMLPYLVERAPSLKSLHLSCFDGPNQVLVVVLKNLSLLEDLEVSPSLLSIGTENLLESVCQACPLLRKLRVRFSIDENYFADEEIREKINGIFTTMCELLSLELLNCDLTVEGLAAILDHCPVLESLYITVCFGGEMDAELRGKCAKVKNLTLPYGSAEEYYNDEDYEWRNDDEFGITDHGLRDYLHYNSWEMPYHPQYHYFCDDLDLRDIMDFRDWL, from the exons ATGAATGAATTAGAATGCATTTGTGCATTAATGATGATAGAGCTGCTGCAAATTTTGATGTGCAGTAGAATGCTAGAGGTTGGTCTATTAAATTCCACAACGGGACCCTTCGACTTCTGCACCTGTGCATCAATGCATGCAGCTCAAGCGTCAATAAAAACTGCAGGCGGCAGCGAAATTGTTCTCCACAGAGCACACCAACGTTTTCGTCTGCCGAAGATTTCACAGACCGCAGCTATGCCGTCCTCCCGACGCCGCGAACCTCCCTCGCCTTCATCAGCGCCCAGTGAGGCGAGGGACTGGGCGGCGCTGCCTCAGGACATCCTGTTAACCGTCTTCCTCAAGCTTGGGCCCTGCGAGATCATGCAGGGCGCGGAGCTCGTGTGCACGATGTGGCGGCGCGTCGCCGTCGATGAGCCCCTGCTGTGGCGCAGCATCGACATGGGCACAGTTTCGACATTGTCCCCCGTCGGGCGCGCGGTGGCGTGTGCCGCGCTCGACCGTGGCGCGGGGCAGTGTGAATCCTTCTCGGGATCCTGCGACGATGACATGCTGCCATATCTGGTGGAAAG AGCACCCTCTTTGAAAAGCCTCCATCTCTCATGTTTCGATGGACCCAACCAAGTGCTTGTTGTAGTGCTCAAGAATCTCTCGCTCCTCGAGGATCTTGAAGTATCTCCCTCGTTGCTTAGCATTGGCACTGAGAATTTGCTTGAATCTGTGTGCCAAGCTTGCCCCCTTCTCAGGAAACTCAGAGTCAGGTTCAGTATTGatgaaaattattttgccgatgaGGAGATCAGGGAAAAGATCAATGGGATATTTACAACTATGTGTGAGCTACTCTCCTTAGAACTGTTGAACTGTGACCTCACTGTTGAAGGATTGgcagccatacttgatcattgTCCTGTACTTGAATCTCTCTACATTACGGTTTGTTTTGGAGGTGAGATGGATGCAGAACTAAGGGGAAAATGTGCGAAAGTGAAGAACCTGACCCTTCCATATGGCTCGGCTGAAGAATATTATAACGACGAGGATTATGAATGGAGAAATGATGATGAATTTGGGATAACTGATCATGGTCTAAGAGATTACCTTCACTATAATAGCTGGGAGATGCCCTACCATCCTCAGTACCATTATTTTTGTGATGACCTTGACCTTAGGGATATTATGGATTTCCGTGACTGGCTGTGA